aaaaatagttgtGGAAATTGAAATGTGTGGAAGCAGCATTTGCATATGTGGTTATGGTCTAATGGAAAATGTTCTGTCAAAAAACCAGGCTGGCATTTCCCATCCGATGATTGCCTGTGGGTCCCGTTTTCTTCACGCACATGTGCTAGTGCTTACGTGTCCTCTTTACGTCTACACTTAATCGtactaatttgtttttaataaaccTAAATGTTCTTCTTTGATGTATAAAACAAGATTGATTAGTCTGTAAGCCCACATCATCATGTTTACGAAATTAATAATTAgagtataataaattattagaagaaaataaattaataagtaCTTCAATAGTACTTGCTTGATTTGCTTGTGTATATTCTTACATACTCTTCATGAGTGATCTTTGTAAAGTTAGATTAATGAGTTTTATTATGTTACCAAACTATCTATTACTATTGTAACTAACTACTCTACCAAATTATTTACCATTAATTAATCATTTTCTAAATAGTAAATCCAAACGGCTGCTTGCTCAAATCAAAGCAGACCTCATGAACTCCATCTGTCATTTTTACACATCGTATTCTATTTatcttctctcctttttttgTCAGCTTCTATTTCTCTTCTCTTGTCACACTCTATCTACTGGTTAATTCCTctaatttaatttatagatattttcaAACGCTAATTTTATCACCAGCTACTGGTGTTTTTACGCTATAAATAACCCTGTaatcattattttaatttcttagCATTTTGTGATATGTATCGCCAATTCGCCACTAGGCAGACCAATATAATTGTACTAACTATTCTTAATTTTCAACTAGTTTTAGACTTATAAGCTATTCAAAATGTAGAATAGTCGTGTCGGCAAGATATGCTGGTTCAGTCGTTCAAGACAAAAACTTAGATGATGAATTTGCATAAGTAATTAGTTAAatcatattaatattataacaAATAGGACAACAGTTGGTAGACGAAAGCCGATACGAGATAAATTCAAATGTGTGAacataataaaaagataaagttttttaaaatgtgGATCATTAAAACAGCATAAGGATTACTTACTAACAAGTGATGAACTCTCTTATAAACGATTTAGTTAGCTTTTTCATGGGTTGAATTAAGCTATTAGGGGTTCCAACGACAAATTTCCAAttggttttaataattttttttacattacgAAGTTACATTAGTGGAAGAATTCTTAAATATCATTCCAAGATCTGAGTGAATTATATATTGTCTGGTCCTTTAATGTACAAGTTAATGTTTAAATATTCGGatcaaaacaaaatcaacaaTAGTAATGATTATTATTAAATACTGATTGATAGCAATTCCAACAAACAGTGCGTTAAACAAATAACACGTACTTGCCATCGGTTTCTCttgcttcttctctttctcttcatcTCCTCTGGTCTTTTCTCCTTCCTCAGGAACTTAAGTTTCTGAGTTCATGAAGATGCCAGTAAGTACGTTTCTCCCTTCTTATTGATTCCTTTTACTTTAATTTCCAGAAGTATGAAACTCTGTAGACGAATCTCTTATGAGTTACATAGTTTTAAGTCTATGATTCTCTCATCTGCATCACTGAATCTCTGTTGTTTGGTCCAACTCCAGCAACCTCTGGTCTGTGTCATTCGTTTGAAATCGTGACCTCTCTCAGCAAAGCCAAATCTAGCAATCTCTCttagatttttgattttttttcctctgttttgtaCTTAAATGTTCTGTTTCTATCTTCTTGGATCTTCACATCAGTTCTTGTCTGATATGAAaatcatatcatatttttagatataatttttgtttttttccggAAATTCCTAGGTTTGACATCAAGAAAGGAAGAGAGTTCAAGTTTTTTATCTGTCAGATAACTCAATTttcaggattttttttttttttttgtaatgcaGGTGGCATTGGTGTGGCTACTGGCATTCACAAATCTATTATTGATCAGAGGAGAAAGCAATGATGCCATATGCAAGGATCGTTTCAAGTTAGACCCTAGACCGCACAGCGTTTCCATCCTCGAGTTTGGAGCTGTTGGAAATGGCGAGTATCTGAACACGGTTGCTTTCCAGAACGCTATTTTCTACCTCAAGTCCTTTGCCGATAAAGGCGGTGCTCAGCTCTATGTTCCGCCAGGGAAATGGCTCACGGGAAGCTTCAATCTCACCAGCCATCTCACTCTCTTCTTGGAGAAAGGAGCAACCATTCTTGCGTCCCCTGTATGATCTTTGGCTCTcaagtttcttttttatatagcCTTGGTTAATTTGGTAACATTGTTTCTCTTTAACATGACTAGGATCCATCGCATTGGGACATTGTCAGTTCTCTACCGTCGTATGGTCGTGGAAAGAGGTACAGAAGTTTGATCAACGGAGACAATCTACTAGACGTGGTCATCACCGGTAAAAGTCACATCATGACCCTAGTCCTAGTCTCTAACCTGACGACATTAAGACttgaactttttttatatttatatggcAGGTGATAACGGAACATTTGATGGTCAGGGTGCACCTTGGTGGGAGTGGTTTGAGTCTGGAGCCTTGAACTATAGCCGACCTCATATCATCGAATTAGTCTCATCCAAAAACATCCTTATATCCAATCTAACCTTCTTGAACGCACCTTCTGTCAACATTCACCCCGTTTATTGCAGTCATGTTCATATCCGTAAAGTTTTGATCAAAACAACCATTGATTCTCCGTACGTTCTTGGAATTGTCCCAggtacaaaaatatcatttcgTCATGTTTTAACGTAGTAGCGTTACTgtttttttagttgtatataAGATAACCTCTTTTAGTGCTTTCTTTTGTGTAGACTCTTCGGACAATGTGTGCATCGAGGACTCGACGATCAACGTTGGCCACGACACGATCTCTCTCAAAAGTGGTTGGGACCAATACGGTATAAACTACAACCGTCCAACCACCAACGTCCACCTCCGTAACCTCAGCTTAAAATCTCCCACAGGCGCAGGCATCTCCTTCGGGAGCGAGATGTCAGGAGGAATCTCCGACGTCACCGTTGAGCTTCTCACCATCCAAAGCTCACTCGTAGGCGTCGCCTTCAGAACCACCAGAGGCAGAGGAGGGTATATACGTAATATCACAATCTCTGGCGTCGTTCTCTCCCGTGTAGACACAGCCATCGTA
This is a stretch of genomic DNA from Raphanus sativus cultivar WK10039 unplaced genomic scaffold, ASM80110v3 Scaffold4595, whole genome shotgun sequence. It encodes these proteins:
- the LOC130494452 gene encoding probable polygalacturonase; the encoded protein is MKMPVALVWLLAFTNLLLIRGESNDAICKDRFKLDPRPHSVSILEFGAVGNGEYLNTVAFQNAIFYLKSFADKGGAQLYVPPGKWLTGSFNLTSHLTLFLEKGATILASPDPSHWDIVSSLPSYGRGKRYRSLINGDNLLDVVITGDNGTFDGQGAPWWEWFESGALNYSRPHIIELVSSKNILISNLTFLNAPSVNIHPVYCSHVHIRKVLIKTTIDSPYVLGIVPDSSDNVCIEDSTINVGHDTISLKSGWDQYGINYNRPTTNVHLRNLSLKSPTGAGISFGSEMSGGISDVTVELLTIQSSLVGVAFRTTRGRGGYIRNITISGVVLSRVDTAIVADGHTGSHADDKYDRDALPVVSRITMKNFTGEGIGLAGKFTGIGESPFTSICLSDIHLQTSSEAWVCSNVSGFSDDVTPEPCQELMSSPSSCFPGGGDTAARYYYSW